From the Porites lutea chromosome 5, jaPorLute2.1, whole genome shotgun sequence genome, the window CAtattataaatggaaaaacacccCATAATACAGAACTACAGATGCCATTACATGAATTTTATTCTTAAGCtgttgaggttttttttttaaacttttttattggaGTTCACATGTCTACTTATTATATTGATTGAGTTATGTATATACTAGGGAgatgtaatattttattttattttaatttgttaataaacATTTATGCTGGGGTATTTGTTGGTGATTCTTTCTGTCCCAAAGAATTTGTTTTACTAGGTGGCCAACAGTATACTTGAGTATATTATTTCAATACTGTCTAGAAAAATGAGGAGTGCATTATATTCAGGTGACATTATACACAAGTAAATATGGTATACCTacacataacatacaaaaactgttttccaaCACTCTCTGGAAAAAAAGGAACTGTGCTGAAATTGTCTCTTACTGTTTTCGATAATTCTAAAAGTCCTTCTTCTTTTAGATTTTATTAAGTGTACAACctgcagaagagaaaaaactccttccttttttgatgacagtaatgaaaacagcaGATCATTCCAAGCCACTTATGTGGCGACATCAGAGCCAAAGACTGTTAGTCTGCTTAAAGAAAATCAAGATGATCTGTGACAGGAAGttcaagaatcaaatcttcACTGCTTGTATTCTAGAATTTGTATTCTCTGATTGTCTTGTACAGGAAACAGTAATTGATAATTGTAATAAATCATGTTctgtggaaagtattttagagACACTGTGTGGGATGGTGACCATGCCATGaagatttttacctttctgaagagggtgtttaaagatttaaaaataattatcaatgaagaatattattgtcagatgaggagaattatgatagggaagttatgaaatatcaaacaaatgcaccaaaggaaaattgttaatattgcagcattattttttcaaaataagtccaatcttgtaccatcaattccaagggagttaaaacaatggcactgtGGATGTGTTTGAGGGGGCCAGTAAGGGGAAACATCAAGTCAATCATAGATGAATAGTTTGGCAAAAAATCACATATTATGTGAAATTACTTTTATACATGCATTTGTTAAAAGATATCTTATAATAAGAATTCATTTCTACTATATTAGCCATAATTCTAATCACAGTGAAGATTAACCCAGGTTATCATATGCGGTTTAGTAAGCCAGAGACCCAGGTCCTTGAAATCAAGAGCTGAAGTTGGATCTTTGGAAAGTGTCCCTATTCCTTGGTCTCTTCTCCCTGGAATTTCCTTAAGAGCGTTCACTTCttataaagttttagtgactacaaaaatatGTATATAGACATCCCAACCTTCCACGATTTCTCAACTCTGTCCCTACACTTGTCACCGGCACtcccggggggggtactgccatatatgggctatataggtatgtgccgctgtgaagggtatggttttcaagcagtttactctaggatagggtatataaaccagagcgtttggctctagaatagggtatcatttttcaggaaactgatcagttggttgaagattttatctagactaggtacacagctactctaggatagggggatttggggagtttactctagaatagggtatcatttttcaggaaactgatcagttggttgaagattttatctagactaggtacacagctactctaggatagggggatttggggagtttactctagtatagggtagcaaaattcagctgaactagctctggtaaaggttaagggttccaggctcccagcggcacatccccacccagaaattcctaaagtgccccccccgggccGGCACTGCGCATTTATCGCCCTCCAAAACTTTCACACCAAccactttcaaacattttcgcaaactcacctttattttttttttcttcacttatccTTAAAAATAAACCCACACAGCCTGCAAAAATCGACCTCACTTAACAAGTCAGGATTCAGCACATAACCGGACTACGATTTCGAACTAAACACAACGGCTGTATTTAAAATACGTAAGGTAAGGGAGTTTAGTGCGAAAGCAAGAAGGTGCGTGCACTGCAGCAAGCCAGcaattcccacgatcaatcgacgtagttcgTGGCCCctgcaacggaaattttcacgctgtagaaagtttcagaagtcgtgcaacgaacatggacatctcaaatgtaagcttggcgtcgtagggaaagtgaaagtcatgcatcgcgtatcgtatcagcaataaaaatttacgatgccttggaaagatccgccctaaaaattcatcggagagtgtttgtttcttgtagtcgtgctaaaggttgcaattttgcgggttgttaacattttgttctgaaactttcgtcgagaaactttccccgttgaacgcgctacgcaactatgggaaatcgatgaggaaaactacgtcgtgtaagaaaacacgagagtcacccggcagcttctcttcgctgattggccagaaaaaattttttctggccaatcagaagcaggcaattcaaacgcttctggaactggttcggtaagagtaagtgcccaggggctcgtctcgatcttacagtaaactttcaccacgaacattttatcgacccgactaactgcccctgggtctccgaggatggtcaATAGTCAGTTAATAGAGATGATTCCGTCGAAATGTGCTTCAGAACTTTATGGTATAATAATATGCATGAACGTTCGCAATCATAGTTCTAATAATCatcacactttgtaatacctgtcgcaattggTAATAAatcgtgtcgcactttgtaacaaatctgtcaaaattttcagcaactgttcattgcactttgtaataaactaagctgtcgcaatttgtcaTAATTCCATCGTACTTTGTAATGAACCAAATTTGTAACAACGGTCTATTGTACTTTGCCATAAACTAAGCTGTCCCAATTTGTCATAATTCCACTCGACTTCCACGTGCTTCCGATAATGGCTGACGTGAATCTGAAACCTTagctaaattttactttacaccTTTACTTTACATTTCAAACGCTCATTATGCCGCCTAAAATTGACAGGGCAGGAGTAATCTGATTATATAGACATACATATTTCTTATGGGCTTAGTTTATAAAATTTGTTATCTACATTATCCACTCCTTTCAAGTCCGCCATACTTTAATACTTTAATTCACTTTCACTTcttccagttttgttttgtttttttctttttcactcttttagtttattttgttctatttttagtTGTTCTATTACTTACCAGAATTTGTTCAGtctattatttgttatttaaagtACATGTAGTGTAGTTACTAGATTTAGTTAGTGTGTACGTCAATATTCATGGGAACTAGGACACAACTAGATAACATTAGTTTACCTGGCCTCTAGATACCAAAGATTATATTCTAACCAGTAAAAATAAACAGGAACAGCAATAAGGAATGAATAATGTACCAAGAAATGTAATGCAGGAAAGTTGTGAATACATGTTATCGCACTTACGAGTAGACTTTAGTTATCTGATATATTCTCTTGTCATGAGATTCGCTTTTAGGAGTTTGATCTCTGTCAAGGAGGTAAGGAAGTGGGGCATAGGTAAAGAAAGTAAGTTAGTatagaagtgtgacgtcacaaaattttcaattttaagcATTTGTTGAATGAAGCTGAGTATGATCTGAAGGGTTATGAAGATCGAGATCTCCATGATTCTTCAGATCGTACTAAAGCCGAATCCAATAActgtttcatttgttattgatttccagtttaaaaacaagctaaaacatgcttacctcgatcgatgttaagttccccTCTTCATTTGTCTGTTTCTCTGCAAGTTCAGGAGATAAAGGGATGATCAGTTCTGCAGCGGATATTCTCCAAACAGTAAATATATTCTGTCGAGTTGTCAGggttttcttgctgtttttggcAGTAGTTTGACTATTTCGTCTTCAGTTCAAAACGTGTGCAAAATTCTGCCATTCTTGTACTGCTCTCCTGAATCAACGACAACTTCGACTCCAGGGCTTCTGAGTTGCTGTCCATTATTCTCACAATTATGCTATACTTATATTGATGTCATTTTCCATACATCGCAAtacgtcttccaaatttggtcaacgctgggtggctatgaagaattagccctgggatttgagccaatcagaaaccgaGAACTATATCTTGAGCGATaagtgaaattatgggattccaAATAACAAcgatttggagaaaattcagGAGAAATTATGGGATTGACTGAGATATTCAGAAAGATGGAGGCTGTCCATCGTGCCAAAAATCAGCTAGTTAGGGTAAGATTAAGCAAAGCTATGCTATGCTGACTCCATATAATCCTCCTAAAATCAACATGGATCGtaaaattcaataatttcttaaatttagtttttgtgacgtcataacTTCTCTACCTTTAAAttttagtaagtaagtaaataagtaagtaatGTTATGTAACCAAGGTAGCCTATTCATCCACGAGGCTGGTATTCAAAGGATCATGGGAAACAAAGATTTATACCATTTTAAAATTCCCTAAAGTACGAGAAGAAATGATAAGAAAACCTAAATAAATTATATACAAGATTACAACAAACTTAATTTGCACTGATGACTTTAACAAGATATTACTCTATTGCAAAAGTCACCTGCATTTAATTCTTAATTCTTTAATCAACTGATTGCAACacctttcaaaaaagaaaatataaaaaattcaaTCATTACTTACATCAATTATTTTTAAGCCATTCGTAGGAGTAGTTAATCCGGAGATAGGTTTGTCCCTCAATTCAAAGCGTGTTTAGATAAAAGAAATTACTTGTCATGAATAGTTATAAAATAGTCAGTTGAATTCATTAAAGGTGATAATAATCAGTCTCAAGTGGTAGTAGCAGTAGGAATggaaatatatttaaaaattgtGTCAAGATAGTAAGAAATAAATGTTATGAATTAAAAATGCTTActcatcatattttttttaagtatgtCGGGACGGGGCGCTTTTAATACTGACAAAAGAATGAATAGTATTATAGTCTCCCCTCCAACTTGAAAAGTTATTTCGCCAATATTGCGTTCAGGCTTTGGTTGGCCCAGGTTTTTCGTTCTTCCAGCGCCAGGATCGTGCAAAGCCCTTTTTCTTGTAGAGTACTAAAACACGTCGGTACCAGATTATCTGAGCACTTAAACCCAAACGCCTTCGTGGATTTTCGGTTCTGAGCTCTTTGCAACACCCTTATGAGCCTCAACCCACGCAACATCGACAAAGTCAAACAACAACTGCAGGAATAAAATATATAGTGTTTTGGATGCTTCGTCGTTAAGCATGATCGTATGCGAGACTGAGCGAAAatttatttgaatatttgctGGTAAGGGGAATGCCAATGACTTAAAATCGCTGGAGGAATCTCTACATTGTAAACATGAAAGCCCTTAAGTCTGACGTCAGACCAACGATTACTTCCATCGCTAATTCGGGACCTTAAGCAAGATGAAACGTTGTAGGATGCTCCCTATAGCTTAaaggcggggtgggggggggggggggggggaggaggaaCCTCTCAAGCCGTAGCTCTCTTAGGCCTTTTAAAGGAAGAAGGGAATTATTTTGGGTCGGAGGTTCCCTTCGATTCTTAAGATGCCCATCGTCGTTTGGAACTATTAGCCTTTTCTTTACTACTGTTGCCACTGGCGAAGGGTGTTTGCTCTCAGGAATCGACTGCCTCTGGCGATCATGTTCTGCTGTTTGTTGATTGATGATGAAAcctttttgtataattttcatTTATCTTGCATCTTTTCGTCCTGGATTTCCATTTtcccttgaaaagtccttaaatttctgtgcaagtccttgaaaaccATCCTCAGGAGAATAAATATTTCACCCATTATGGCTGATTACCGGATCTTAACGGCGAGACCGTATTAGGTAACCTTGGTCTTCCTTCAGGTTATCACCAGATTCATTTAGTAACACCCCTCATACACGAAAATCGCAACTTTCTCGACTCACCCTTGGGTCTTGTCAATACAGAACTTGAACTCTGGCAATACCCAAGGTTCAGTTCCAGAGTCAATACTGCCACCGAAATTTTTCAACACATAATCCAGACTGATAGCACGAGTCAGCAGCTTTCCGAGAGGGGAAGCGCCAAGGCAGAGGCTGCTGGGGACATGGAATCAGTGTTCACCCCAGAAATCCAAGGATAAACAGGAACAAGCTCGTCACGAGTCATGACAACTTGTAAGTAGAGTCTCCCTGGCGACCATCCAGGAAGAACTCTGAGAGGCTTTGGATAAACAAACCAACGATttcaaaaaagcagaaaaaggcACAAGTTTAGGTCATACTACTACTTATTTTGTCAGCCGATTATAAGCTGATAACTTGAACAGTGAAATCAATACCTAATAACTTTTACTTGGTACTTAGTTAAACCCTATCACAAAGTTCTGAAATAGCGCTATTTATAATTATTCTACAACTGTATGTCCATAAAATTCTGCTCCAAAAATACTACGCATTCATTTAATATTTCCCATTTATCTTTCCCTGAACGTAGGCACGGTACATGCATAGAAGAATATGGTGTAAATAGGAGCGACGCCCGCGAGGGAAGGGTTACTAAACCGTGTGCAGGGTTACTAAACCGTGTGCAGGCGCCAAACTTTAAACGGTATAAGTTACCCCAATTACTCCACTATATTATGTAAAACCCAGAGACGTGAAACTTTCGTGGGATCTTATATTTGGGAGTTCTAACGGAGGTTTTTGCAGTGACctgcaaaaattgcaaatacaATCCCCGCTAAAAAGCTCACATTTCATTGTCACAGTTCTGAATTCCTTTCCCCTTTCTTAGAGTATGAAAACTCATTCCCAGAGAATGTCGTCAGAGTATGCCCCCGATCTCGTGCTAATGTTTTCCGTACGGTCTTCATCTATCAATCTCGTATTTGAATCTGTGATCTCAAGGGTACTAGGTATTTATCAGAATTGTAGTTGAAGGTCATTTAATCCTGTGGTATAAATCTCCACATGTTGATTGTACCATCATCAGAACATGAAGCTAAGAGACCTGATTCTTTAGGATGCCATTTCACGCCATTAACGTCTTGAGAATGTGCCTGTATGCGGTGAAAAAAGGAATCCGGTTTATACCTTTTATTCTGTAATTAGTCATTCAAAAGACAGATATTATATCGTACTGAGGTACTAAATATTGGAAACAACCAAACGCTACGTCTAGTCGTTTCAAAGCcgagttaaaaaatgaaagactgACTCCTTCGAGGATCTTGGTCAACTTGGTTCAGAGAAGAAAACTTGTTCAAAAAGACGATGCTGCTGACGTAAGACATTGAAGATGTAAAATTGTTCTAAATCTTATATATCAGAGTTACCCAGAGGGAAATTTGTAAGAAATTACCCGGCCCCCTTTTTGCTGAAGATGCAGCCAATCCGTAATTATCTTTTGAAGACAAGTGATCAAAATAGCGAGCTCTTCAGATAAAAATGGGGACCGTGCAAATttcctggccccggttgttgaAAAaatggatagcactatccactggataaatcactatccagtggataagtatttggAAAACCAATTGTGctttccagtggatagagatttatcctgtggatagcgccatcccccttttgaacaactggagccagAAGGGTAAGACCTTAATTAAAACGATTATAGAGTAATTTAGTCAGGTTGTCATAGACGCTGGACTGGATTATGCTCAGGATATAAACGAAATTACTGCAAACCTTTCTTTGAACAGCCACTTGGTGAAATGTCGGTTGATTTTTGTCACCAACAGAAGGATCCTAATGAATattaaataaacaatttatctacttgataaatatataaataaaaagcaaccTGTAATTAATTAGCCTGCTAGATAACTCTGTATCGAACTATTTCGTTTTTCTTCCTCAAGAAGCTGCCTGGGCAGTAGTTAAAAGAATCAAAGGTTGAAACGTTTCTGTGGGTTCAGCAAAGGAATGATTCGCTAGTGTAGGGACTTAAATAAAAGCTTCTTAAATTGCGAGGTACCAAACATCAAAAATCTGTAGAACAATTTGATTGTGAACCACCTGTTGAAAAATTCGTATACAGTCATCTCCAGAAGATGTCGCTATGGCATCAGTGACAAATGACCTAAGATAAGAAAAACAATTACAAAAGATGCAAAATCTTGGGCAGATCCCATAATTCTGTTGCATTGTTGTAAGCCTTTGCGTTTGTAAACATGGTCAAGTTATGAGGAAGTGAAGGATTCTATCTTTTTCTCCACATCCACACCCTCACAAGTCTTCATAATCTGCCATTCACTTGTCAGTCTTGAAATGGTAGGGAGCTTACAATACCACACAACGGTGACGCTGGTGAAAATGTCTTTGGAAACTGGATTCGTGTCCCTCTAAGTTTGTTCGTGATTATTTCAACTCGTTCAGTTATTCAACAGTTGCGAAAGTAAGTTGGAGCTTAAGAGAGGGAACCACGTCGGAATATTTATCGTCTTGCCGTTCACCTCCTCGATctaaacaatctaaaacttcgTCATTTTACATCGCAGTTGTCAACGGACAACAAAGAGAGTTATTTCGTACTCTAggggtgcgttcctttgagaTAATCAAGATTAGGATTCAAGTTCACTTGGTTCATGGTGCATCAAACGAACCGCTACATCCCATCTGGACAAGGGAGACCACATTATGCCGCGGTTTTGTGTATCCTGTGGGGAGCTCGAAACGAGGCCAATCGACATGAAGATACGTCCAACATAAAAGCCAGAAAACGAGATAAAGTGGATTCACCTTGCTCTGAGTTCATAAAAATATGAATACGAATGTAAATCCAAACGGTGGAAACAATAGTATTTTGGCTCTAACCATGAGGTTAACAGAACAGCGGGCAACAGACTGAATAAAGAATATGAAAAGTACGTTTGATTACAACTCACCAGTGAACATCATAAACGGTTCGGTCGTGATAGCCAGATAAGACGCAGACTGTCTTCCATCTCGGGTCACTTCCGTGGGTTGGCACTCCTTCATTTAACGTAAACACAGGCAAAAAAATGCCATCGTTAGTGGTAAAAGTAATGGGGCATATGGCTAGGAAAGAGGGAAGTAAACTCATGGAACTTAACATTGTAGCTCTTTTGTTGAAGTGAATGCCAAACACTCTGTTTTGGCTACGAAGtgtttgttttgcacaacgcAACTTGCTGCGACTGCATTTCCTTTGTTCCGAAAGATTTTTCGCTCGATATCATGGATAACAAGGCCGATGGCGAATAAGATAGTGTAGGGAATTGAACACAAGAGTGCGAGAGCACGAGGAATTCCTCTGCAGAAAAAGCCGGAAACGGTTGAAGCAAATTTGCACTTATGAGCTCAATCCAACCACGTCGTGTACTAGAATTAAACAAATACCTTCTTCATTTCCAGGTTCATAACACTGCCATATTCTTAGAGTTTGATCATCACTACACGgaactgaaaaaaaggaaaggaaataaaccaaaaagatTAAAATGCGGATCCTATCAAGCCTGTCTGGTCACTTCCTGGTGAGATTGTTGCAATAAATGAGCGGTAAACAAATGGATGTTGAAATATATATTTGTCCTTAATACAACATTCAAGGAATTTTCACCTAAGGACGTAATTCCCTTTTATATAGTATTTTTAGACTTCCTAGTTACAtctaacaataacaaaaacgaTAGTTAAGGCGTAGGACTACATGTGATTTAGGTTaagtgcgaaaaaaaaaaagagtctaAAAGCTTAAACGTGTACTCTTTTTTCGAGGGAACTGACTTATCAAGATGTTTAACTTAAAAACAATATGAAAATTTACATTAAGAACCCCAAAGGTAGATTGAGTGACAGCtgttgtttgttaaaataatttctgtcataAGCTGTTGTTTATATCCTTCCAGAAAAAGGGTGGAAATAAATGTAATCACAGCAATTCTAAGGCAGTATTCCACATATCAAAACGTGTAGCTGGGATAACTAACAGAAACCTCAGTGGTACCAACCCATTCTGTCACCAGTTTTGTCAAAACTAATAGCCCACACTGTAGACTCGTGACCTTCTAAAGTATCAAAACAAGACCTGCAAATTAAAAGAACACACAACGTAACGTTATCAGTGCTCTTTAATATACCCTCGTAGTTATCATCGTCACTATCATCAAACCTCAGACCACATGCTTAATTAACAAGAAACCGATCACAACTTTCTTTTGACAACCCTCTTATGAATCACGGAAATGAAGTCAAATcttcaaaaatatatttgcgGTGAAACCGCTGAAAATTTTGGGACAATTCAGTAAACTGaagatacagtcaaacccctaCATTACGAGGCCATCCTTTGTTATGTGCTCACTTACCAAAGTCTCGAAAAACATTTCCCATAATTACTGTCAAACCCATGGTCCGAACAAGTTATCTTTTTATCGTCTTCGCCTATGCTTAACGGTCACTTTGTCAAGAGGGCATTAAGTTGGCCATGTCTTCAGGGTGGCCAATATGTTTCCTATCTTGCGAGACGCAAAATGCTCGGGTAACAGTTAAAAAACGGACAAAAAATAAGTATATCCTGTACGTGTTGTGACAATTTAATCTTTCGAAAAATATTATCGGTAAAGAAATAACTTACCAGTCATCGTTATCttctttgtaaagttttatTGTATCGTCGTAGCTGCACGATGCTAAAATCTAAAATCAAGATAAGGGGTTACCCATGACACAAAATTAACTTACAAGGCGAATATGTCTTTAGTGGAATCGGTATGGAATACCAAACACATCACATACTGCTTCTTCGCCGGGAGCTTTTCACTCACAAATTGTAGACAGAGAAACCCTAGACAGTTATGCTAGACTCATAATTACTAACTATAGAGCACTCTCTCTGAGCGATTCTTGTCTCGTACGGTTACGTCTGCCTGTGGTGGCCATTCCTTCCACATCATCCTGTTTTAATAAGATTTAGCGTTTTCGGCAAGATTAATCCTGGAATCCGAGCGGCGTTTTGTTGACCGTGCGAAGCCGGAAACTGACGCCGCGTTGTCATGGGGGGGCATTGGTTGAGAGGGTGAGAGTATAGACATCACCACTCACGCCTAAGCACAGTAGGCCGCGCttgaatattaaaaacaaaagaaagctttgctGTTGGTTTCCTTTTAACAATGAAAGAGAGTAGTATAGCACGCAACGGGTACTCCTCCAATAATGGAATGTTCCTTGACAGGCTTATCAGAGCGAGGTAGGATACTTCATTTCAGGGATAAGGTTCGCTTCAACTCGTTTGTCGTTGACCTGCAACCTAGTTATGCAAGTTGTATTTCTTTCCGTGCAAATAGTATTAAGGAGAACGCGGGCAAACTATTCTACTAACACTAACCACCACAGATGTTTGTGACGACTTTTCATCCTGCTTTTAATTTAgcttgattttgttttaaagaaaacaggCCGTGAAAATGGCACTAATTTATTCTACCCAAGAATGATGAGATTCCAACTTAAAAGATGGGACTTACCAGTGCACCCTATACTACTAAGGTGCTGACTTGCAGGCACAGGTACATTATTCTAATAACACTGACCTCCACATGCTTGTGAAGATTTTTCCTTCAGCTGTAGCATGATTTTGTATTTAAGAACATAGGCCGTGACATCActggcgttaatttattccaCCAAACAATAATGAGACTCCAAGTTAACAGATCGGACTCAATCTCTACTTTTCCTCCTCGCTCCCTTCATCACTGTTTCCTCGTTTGACCTCAGTTTAGCTTTCGCGCGGCTTTGTTTCCTACTTCACGTACCACAAACGAAAAGCACTCCAAAAAACCACCTGTTTTGAAACTAACCGAGATAAATAGATGTTTTGTGGGGCATGCCTTTTACACGAAGTAGAAATTTTTCGTATGTCATATTTTACATCGATCACGAAGTTAGTGTTACACCGATCGCTGTAAATCAAGAGAGGAGAGTAGATGATCACCATCATATTCAGTCTCATGTGCTGAATCAACATCGTTTTAtaagggtctgaatggggtttaCTGTTAAGTGATATTTGCCTATAATTTTAAGCGTTTTATTGTTGgtgtttttttggttgtttactTTTCcgggaaaaaataatgttaagtGTTTGGAGGGTTTTTCGTGAAAAGCCCCTAGTCTTTTAGCATTGTCAGCTGCTCCTGAGAAATCGGTAATAAAAGCTCAAAGGGGCTGTGGCAGTCTCCG encodes:
- the LOC140938185 gene encoding probable cytosolic iron-sulfur protein assembly protein CIAO1 homolog, whose product is MLSSMSLLPSFLAICPITFTTNDGIFLPVFTLNEGVPTHGSDPRWKTVCVLSGYHDRTVYDVHWSFVTDAIATSSGDDCIRIFQQDPSVGDKNQPTFHQVAVQRKAHSQDVNGVKWHPKESGLLASCSDDGTINMWRFIPQD